A window of Zingiber officinale cultivar Zhangliang chromosome 5A, Zo_v1.1, whole genome shotgun sequence contains these coding sequences:
- the LOC121979337 gene encoding uncharacterized protein LOC121979337 gives MAATFLSVSIRSPSTPLSSVLRPARRSSPIRRLCSLSSSASSSPHSRSHGEGIPNAPRSTAARDGTYLGAEVDPDSRFGHKLTVDPSGNALLSPAPTTESTVERVIFDFRFLALLAVGGSLAGSILCFLNGCVYIVDAYKIYWTSCVKGVHTGQMVLRLVEAIDVYLAGTVMLIFGMGLYGLFISNVTPETPSDVDRALKGSSLFGMFALKERPKWMQISSLDELKTKVGHVIVMILLVKMFERSKMVTIATGMDLLCYSICIFLSSASLYILHNLHKSD, from the exons ATGGCAGCCACCTTCCTCTCCGTCTCCATCCGTTCGCCGTCGACGCCCCTCTCCTCGGTTCTCCGCCCCGCCCGCAGAAGCTCCCCTATCCGTCGCCTTTGCAGCTTATCCTCCTCcgcctcctcttctcctcacTCGCGCTCCCATGGAGAAGGCATCCCCAACGCTCCCCGTTCCACTGCCGCTCGAGACGGGACCTATTTGGGTGCCGAGGTCGACCCCGATTCCAGGTTCGGTCACAAGCTCACAGTCGATCCCAGCGGCAATGCTCTCCTCAGCCCCGCGCCTACCACGGAGTCCACCGTCGAGAGG GTGATTTTTGATTTTCGCTTCCTAGCCCTGCTGGCTGTTGGTGGCTCACTTGCTGGATCTATATTATGTTTTCTAAAT GGCTGTGTATACATAGTTGATGCATATAAGATTTACTGGACAAGCTGTGTTAAAGGTGTTCATACTGGACAAATGGTACTCCGGTTAGTTGAGGCTATTG ACGTTTATCTTGCTGGAACAGTGATGCTGATTTTTGGTATGGGTTTATATGGACTGTTCATCAGCAATGTAACCCCTGAGACACCTTCTGATGTTGATCGTGCTTTAAAGGGATCTTCTCTGTTTGGGATGTTTGCCTTAAAG GAGAGGCCAAAGTGGATGCAGATTAGCTCACTTGACGAGTTAAAAACAAAGGTCGGGCATGTCATTGTCATGATTCTCCTGGTGAAGATGTTTGAAAGAAGCAAAATGGTGACGATAGCTACTGGGATGGATCTT